Genomic window (Gasterosteus aculeatus chromosome 13, fGasAcu3.hap1.1, whole genome shotgun sequence):
ATAATGTGGCCGATGGAAAACCAAGGACAAAAGATAATTGCAAGGTAAACGCTCCGAGCCGGTCGCTGTAATAAAATGATTTGCGTAATCCACTCCGCATGATTTCTTCAAAGACCATTTGATGTCAGCGTGACAATATCTCCCTGTTTTGTCTCTGTCACTGGCAGGAAACGAGCACGTCACGAGCTTAATTCGGGCCGCCGTCGGAGAGGgagctgttgccatggcagcctctttttttttttttttttttccaacaaccTTGTCACAAGGAACAAGGGAAAGAGAGAGTGGAATCAAACCCTGTGGCACGGGAGGAAAAAGGAGCAACTCTGGTGATATGAAGGGTAAAGAAAAAGGTTGAGGTGCACAGTCTGGTACGTGCGCTCACAGGTAACTGTCCACGAGTGTCACTGCCACACTTGGCTCCATTTATTAGGGTGCCTTTCACAGACAGTGGTCAGACAGCCTCGGAGGAACAATAGGTGCGTCTGACTCCGACCTcagttcacaaaaaaaaaaaaactgtttttcctCAATGGCTTTGAATCTACTCTAACACAAATCAGGCTGTTAATgcgaagcatttaaaaaaacaagccgTGCCAATGATAGCGCATCGTCTCGGTCGCACATTCTTTCAAACGTTTCAGCCAAATTTGAAGAACACCAAATATGTGGGCGCTTCAAATTCAGCTGCTTTAACTGTGACAAGTGCTTCCTACAGCAGCTGTCAAGCGCTGCTAGCTAAGTGACAAGAGCCAAGCAGACACTGGCCTTAATAGCGATTGTCATAGTCCTACAATGCATGCAATCCATGAGGCAACTGCAAAAACACAGCATCTTTATCCAGTCTGCGTGAGTCACGTGGGCTTTATGAGAAATCACTATGATGACTCAGAAGCTCGCTCTGTGCTCCTAAGATCTCTGTGGTCTGGCAGACGGAGATAACTGCAGGACGGCAGCGTGTAAATAAGCTGTAAAATGGAGGGTCGAGGTATGGGGAGGAACACCTGAAAATGGAAATCCAACACACACTTATATCTGCTTTAGCGCTGATGAGGACGCGCTTGTTTCTAGAGCAAGAGTCCTAACCCAGAAACCCCGTTTCTGCAGCCAAATCAAAGTCCTATTATAGCCACCAATGCATCATCATAAGTGACATTTGGGCTCGGCTCAGAGTTGCTCGTCTGCCTGCAGACGCTTCCATGACTCATGAGTGGTGGAGAGCCATGACCTTGACAAGTTCCCTCTAGATCTTCACAAATGACGAACGAACATACCAAAGCTGTCAAATATGAGAGAGAGAATACTGTCATATATTGCGTGTAAAGGACTGATGGCGACAAATAGGAAGCCCTTTTTCCGCCATTGATTTGTTGCTCGTATTGATTCGGTACGACCCACACGAAGAGGTGGCACGAGagatgacgccccccccccccccccccccccgtcccgcaaagaaaaaggaaggatTTAGGCGACTCACCAGTCCTGCACAGCGCCGAAGGACTCCTCGTTGGTGATGTCGTACATTAGGATGAAGCCCATGGCCCCGCGGTAGTACGCCGTGGTGATGGTCCTGTAGCGCTCCTGGCCGGCTGtgtcctgcacacacagagcaggTTTGAGCATCGATGTGAGCCGTCTGACTGGTATTGAGGCTCAGCAACGTTGACGTGATGCTCCGCATCACAAATGCAAGTCCATAGCGGCAAATATGAAGCCATGCGCATTACTATTTCTATCTCCACATACTCAATGATTCTTCAGCTAATTTCTGTGATGTGTCTGTGATTCCATACGGCCACGTTTGTTGTTAGTGAGGCGGACGTAACCATTGTGCTAACTGCCTCACTGGATTCACATTGACAAGATGCCAGCTCAGCTCGTTGCATGCTTTGCATAGCAAAGGGGCTAAAAGTAGAGATCAAAATCATTTCAATTGGGAATGTGCTTGCTGTGCACGATGCGGCTGAACGAACGGCCCCAAGCGGGCGATTGATTACACAGCACGTCGAAGGAGTAGTACATCGTGCACAGATGGAAACAATGCCGAGAGCTGAGTCTCTTCCGCGGGTCCGTGAGGAGAGAGGTGAAGTCTGAGCTACGCAATATTTTCACAGAAATGTCAATTTGTTGTTTCATGAGACAAAATATAATACTAAAATCCCAACGATCCTCCTGTTTGCTCAGTATGTCTTTGTTCCACCTACAACGAACGTGTTTGCAGGCCTGCGTGACCCCTGATGGGCCCTCCTGGCTGCTCCACCTGGCTCTGGTTAAACAGAAGCTCGGCAGGCAGCGCTGGATGGTTTCTGTCAGCCGGCACGTGGCTGCAACAGCGTGCCGGTTATAGCCAGAGGACAGCTCTGACCTTcacccacacacagagacgGAGCTCACAGCGGGCCCAGTGCACAGCTAGGACCATTTCTCGGTTTACAATAGCACCTAAAGAATGCACGTGGACGTGTGCATCTTTAATATCAGCAGCTGGTGTGGTGAACGGCATGAAAAGTAGAAAGAATATGTTTCAGGGTTACTACTCTTAATGATGCGCAAACTCATTAATGAAGCCGTAGGCACGAGTCATCTGAATGTTTTTTCCTTCCATGTCTGAGTTGTGAGGTTTGGACAATTCAGTAGCGCATTGATTCTCTTCAGAGTGCTCGACAATGCTCGACCTTTGCCTCTCCGGGGCTATTTCAGGGAGCTGCTTCGTTTGTTCTCGGTTAAAAGGACGGAGCTGGACAGGAAAAATAGTGCTGAGTCCCGTGAATCGGAGCTCCTCGAAAAGGCTTCACTCACCAGAAATCAATCCAAGAAGCTGACTCCTTCAGCTGAGAGGCGGTGAGCGGAGGCTGACACGCGCCAGAACTCGTCTTCATTCACTGAAGCCAGTTTTACGTTTTTTCATTAGGTCCGTCTCAGGAAACACTTAAGGATGTGCTTCATCCACTTACGCCAAATAGGACCACAGGGACGGCTCGGGTGCCTTATCATAGTTCCATCACTTCGCCGATTCACGGTGCCACCGCCACGATGACATCAGGCAATGGCTGTCACCTTAAATGGCCACTTGATGTAAGTCAGCTCGTTGCATTTATTGCCGTTTGTTTAATCATTGAATATGTATATCTTTACCTTTGTGATTTCATCTAGTTTTCACATCCCGCTAGCGAgcttctttgtttctctgtgtgaTTAGCAAACATTATTTGAGGTGTCTAATTGTGGCAAAAGACAGTTAAGAGATCGGATATGCCATTTAGTGAAGCACACGGGAAAATAGTAAACAAAAATGGAACTTTTACATGTCTATCTCAGAGGAATTACCAGACAGTCTGCTACAACAGCTTTCCCAATTAAACAGACTCAGACATTCTGCAGTTTCCCACACATTCTGAGGAAGGTGTTGCTTCTGTGTTCCTCCTCGCCGCGCGCCAAACTAACACTTACTAGTCTTGTGTCGGTGATGTTGCGGCTTCCATCTGTCTCCGTACATCACGAATGGTCAAACACGCAATGCAGCCTCTACTCAAGCTACCTTCAATGAATTAAACACACAGCTGATGTGCCACATGTTTCCTAGAAGTAAAAAGCATAATGTACTTCTAGTTGTGTGCTGAGTCGCTGAAATTCAAACACTAGTAATAAAAAAGTGGCTTGTTGGGATGGGGGAAATATTACTATATGAGTGAAATGATTATGTATATTAATCTTTTATATCTAGTAATCCAATAtagtgaaatgaatgaaattagcCTGAAATATATTGGACTTATATGACATAATGCAAACAACTAAAGATGGCAAAGGAAGTGCGTACAAGCATATAAAACAAGCATGATCTGTCCTGCCACCAAATAACCCGGACTACATTGAATTAATGCTAAGAGGACTTTTTTGAAAGGCAAAGCAGCCATCACTCAGAACCTGCCTCAGACCTTGAAACCAATCGATCTACGGAGAAAGATGTGGGCAGCGGTTACAGACGCGACAGGAGTCACTCTGCATGAAAACAAAGATGCAGAGGAtttagggggcggggcatctcTGGAGAGACTCGGGTAGTCCTCCAGGAGACCATTGAGGACAACGGTAAACACATTTCTGGAACACAACtatgtttaaacatttaaatgcacagaggatttAACTGAATGAATTCATACATGGTTGTATGACAACCACGAAACCAGGAACcgaagaaagcaggaaaaacactgttacagcGTGTTGTGTGTTCCTGGTTTCTAGAAACGCATTTTTTGGGTCTATGAATAAACATCATTCCATCCAATATTGATTTTATACAGAATAAGCTTTTAAATAAACAGGTGAACAATGATAAAGCATGTCCTGCAAATATGTAGGTCATCATCTTGTGTTAACCGGCATTGGCAAATATATCTTATCTTTGATAGCCAGATTTGAAGGTACAAAACATGTAACACGTAAAGATGTAAGTCTCGATGTACTCTCAATGTGTCATACCCAGATCTGCAGTTTGATCCTCTTGTCATTCTTGTAGACCGTCTTTACTTTGAAGTCAATGCCCACAGTGCTGACGAAGGCCGAAGTGAAGGCGTCGTCGGCGTAGCGGAAGAGGAATGACGTTTTGCCCACGCTGCTGTTGCCGATGATGAGCAGCTTGAACATGTAGTCAAAGTTTtggtcccctccctcccccttccctttcGCATCCTGAGTGGCAGCCAtctgcaaacaacaacaacaacaacaacaaacacaaacaataagaGGTGCTGAAAAGAATAGAATTACAGCTTCACCTTGAGTTATTGTGAGCTGTGACCCATGGAGGATGTGAACCCAACTAACAGGAAACTAACAATGCGTTCTTTGGTTGAGTGATGGTGTTCAGTCCAGTGCCGCTGTAGCTGAACAGACCAGAGATCAAAGGGGACAGAAGGCTGTGTCAGGAAAACAGCATGACCAGCGCAGCAAGCTGTTGTATCGATGAGTATTAGATAACCGGCATTCGACAGAGCTGACTTTGTGTCCTCTTGAGCCAAATGATTCCATCAATGTAAGACAATTTGATCATTTACGTTATCACCTAATTAGCTCATCAGATACTGTATTTTATGTATGTACTCAAAAATACACCCATattgtgaaatatatttattagccGCTGTGAGATCTGACTTTTCTCCACAAATACCACACCATTTAAATATCCTTCCATGTCAAAACGGATATGACCTACACTGTACAAAACACGTATACATGTTTCACCTCAACCACGCATCTGCACCGAGTATTTGCGCTGCGAGCTGTCAGCAGTCCGCCGGCAGAGAGGAGCCAACTAGAGCGCTGTCATGCTCCAAGGTGAATGTTTGAACAActatatgtgccaaacacagatAAACAGCATCTCCTGATAGCctatccattttttttaaaagaactaaaaaaaaaactaaacagcaCCGAGGTGATATTTTGCAGGGACGCCGCTCGGGAGACGTCCGAGCTCCGCACACACCACGATCCCAGCGGCCATCCGGTGTGTAATTACACGATGCGGGTAATGCAGGCAGCTGCACGCGAGCTAATGCGTGACCAAACATCTGGGGGATTCTTCTACACAACtattaacaaattaaaaaaaacccaccgaGAACGCGTTGAGGGCATCGCGTGAACAAACCTGTTCGGAAGGCCTCGGCTCTATCTGTATCTGTCCCTGCGTTGCGGAACAcggttttctgtgtgtgagtcGTCGGTTCTCTTTCCCTCGTCCCTCGTCCTCTCTTTCAGCACCTGGGAGCTGTCCCCTCCGCCGCGGATACTGTGGCACGCGCCCGGAGCTGACGAGGCTGGCGCGCGCGAGATGAGCacgagcagagaggaaagtgcGCGTCATGAGTTCTTTCTGACGTCACTTGCCCGAAAGGggttgagaggagagagggcgagggggggggggggggttgtagttTATTTGATCTCGGCATCAGCGCAGAGAACCAGAGGGCTCCTCAATAAGCAGGCTTTCGACTgcattacccagcatgcagcgcGAAACAGCTGTCAGCGCCTATGCGATTTGCCGTGGAGGCGCTGGAAAAACGCTGTTTAGTTTGTTCCACGTTAAGCATCGGACGCTCCAAATTTTGCAAGCCGAAGACTTCAATTGAACTGCAATTGGAAACATTTGTACAGCGTGCCACTGCTCGGTTCACGTTATACATGTAAGATGGTTACCCCGTagtctgctctctctctctctctctctctctctctctctctctctctctctctcagccttACAATGAAATCATGCATCTCACCTTCCCGTACAAATCCATTTTGCGTCTGATATATAATTCACTCCAATAGCCTTTTATAAATCCGCAGCCGGGCGGTATATTTTTAGGCAATATATAATGGCCTCTCCTTTTGCGTcacttcgcccccccccccccccccccccctccttcttctcctcctcctcctcctcctctctgctcatgCAGCCAGTTCCGCTCCGGGAGACCAAGCGGCTGAGCAAATAAGGGAGGCCTGAGcggtggatgaatggatgaatattAATATCGTGGGCCTCTTCAATGGGAGCAAGTGCAGAGTGAGGCTGCCGCGGAAGTGAAACAAATGGGCATCTTTGCAATTGTAATCACGTCGGCCTTCTTTTAGGCTTGTTACAGGCCCTGCATAATCAATTTGATTTTCAAATGATGAGTGTAAAAATCCCCGATCAACGTTATGAGGTGAGGACCAATAGGCTCAAACCAGCAATTATTCACTTGTGAGCTGTAGTTCTTCGATAAATACCTCCTAATACTATATGCCAGGAGCCCTTAAATCAGCCGGTGAACATATGATATGTATGGGTGTGTATGGATTCCTAGGGTGAGTATGGATTCATAGGGTGAGTATGAATTCATAGGGTGTGTATGTACTCATTGGGTGAGTATGGATTCATAGGGTGTGTATGGCTTCATAGGGTGAGTATGGCTTCATAGGGTGAGTATGGACTCATAGGGTGAGTATGAATTCATAGAGTGTGTATGTACTCATTGGGTGTGTATGGCTTCATAGGGTGAGTATGGCTTCATAGGGTGAGTATGGATTCATAGGGTGTGTATGGATTCATAGGGTGAGTATGGACTCATAGAGTGAGTATGGATTCATAGGGTGTGTATGGATTCATAGGGTGTGTATGGATTCAAAGAGTGAGTATGGATTCATAGGGTGAGTATGGACTCATAGGGTGAGTATGGACTCATAGGGTGTGTATGGATTCATAGGGTGTGTATGGATTCAAAGAGTGAGTATGGCTTCATAGGGTGAGTATGGATTCAAAGAGTGAGTATGGATTCATAGGGTGAGTATGGACTCATAGGGTGAGTATGGATTCATAGGGTGAGTATGGATTCAAAGAGTGAGTATGGATTCAAAGAGTGAGTATGGATTCATAGGGTGAGTATGGATTCATAGGGTGAGTATGGACTCATAGGGTGAGTATGGATTCATAGGGTGAGTATGGATTCATAGGGTGAGTATGGCTTCATAGGGTGAGTATGGCTTCATAGGGTGAGTATGGATTCAAAGAGTGAGTATGGATTCAAAGAGTGAGTATGGATTCATAGGGTGAGTATGGACTCATAGGGTGAGTATGGATTCATAGGGTGAGTATGGCTTCATAGGGTGAGTATGGATTCAAAGAGTGAGTATGGATTCAAAGAGTGAGTATGGATTCAGAGGGTGAGTATGGATTCAAAGAGTGAGTATGGATTCATAGGGTGAGTATGGACTCATAGGGTGAGTATGGACTCATAGGGTGTGCATGGCTTCATATATGAACCCATCCTACAGGACATGTATGGATCCATAGGGCGTACATGGATTCATCCTGCTGACTAACCCCCTCTGACTCAAGGatctgtgtgtgcaggctgtTCAGTGCGCAGCAGAGGGGTCGGGTTCAGGTGGGCTGCACAAACACGTCTGTCTCCACAGATTGTGCACTGTAACTTTCCAATTGTGCCGAATATGTCCGCAACGTCCGTTTATGCGGCTCGGAAGTCGGTCAGTTACTCAATCGTTCCTTtgctttttaatatttctgcGGCGATTTGTTACAAAGTCGTAAAAAACTTGGTAGGCGTGTTTTTGAAAGCTGCTTCTGAATCATAGTGATGGTTCTGCTCAGCTCTTCGGTTCTGTTCAAAGTTTTCTAAAAGGTTTTGCTGGGTGAAGAGGCCGCCGTGGCACCATCTGCTGTTGGATATGGTGCTCTGATGATAATTGCATCTTGGCAGCTCTATAGGCTCTGCGGTGAAGATTAGCTGGTGTATCTATTTACAACAGGAGACGGTGTAAGACTGTACTGTATAACTATTTGTGTCCTGCTACACTATCTTAATGTCACAGATTCTCAAATGAAAATCAGCAGCTTGAGATATCTAGATGGCAAACATTGTTTTCAtccaataaatacattattgGCTTTAAAACTGCAGATTGGGTTCTTTTGAAGACCTTAATGCAGACGCCCACTCCAATAATTACATCAGCGCAAATGAACTTACTGGTGTTTTTTGGCCGCTTCAGCTGGTTTCACAGGGTTGGAGATCAACTCCCTTTTAGGGGCCTTTGCCAAGAGCTATGCCCTCTACAGGAGTGTCCTCCAGACAGGCGACCTTTGTCAAAAAATACTTCTAGAAGGTAAGACCTTAACCCGAAATGTTTGTTATCCACAAGCCGCATCAAAGTAAATCaccctatttttgtttttcgttGTTGGACGTCTGATTCGTCGGGCAGTGGTGGGTCTTCCTCGATGAAGAATTAATAGTGCATATGTACATACAGTAGCTAACATACATGTCAGTGGATCTTTAAGTGACTAATATTTTGCGATTGGTTTACAGATGGGGTTGCTGGGCTTCCTGATGATGCCTTAGTCACCGCTAGTCGTTGTCTTCTCCCCGAGTGGCCACCAAAATCTTCACCAGACCTTTTCTCATGACATCCGCTCGGATTCTCATTCCTGAGAAAAAATGCCCAAAACATTAAATCACCgttgttttggttgttgttcGTTTTATGTCTTCCTCAACAAcactaaacacaaagacaacacatgTTAGCATGTTGTCAGACCCACTTCAGGGAAATGTGCCAGTTGTGAGCTCTGAACAGGCGGCAGACTTTTTGAAAGATGTCTTCGAACATTGCAGGGATGAGATGGACTCTGACTAAGCCGGATGTCAAAATGATTTTCACATCATGTACGCCCTGCAGTATTTGTGTTTGCACAGCCAGTACAGACTGTGCCTTTGCCATTTTACGGTCAGTATCGTCATAAAAACACCATCATGCACCACTGCCTAGAATCCAGCTTAAAATCCGTCACTAAAAGCACTTCCACCACAAtcatgatttgatttgattgacattttggggCATCGTGCCATAGTGGTCTCTATAGTAGGCCCTACTGCTGATACAGTGGCACCCACAGTAACGATGTGTTATTTTAATAGTTCATAGGTCAAATACACCTGAAGCTGgaagctaacccccccccccccccccccctcccataccACTGCATGATGATGTCAGTTCCAATACAGTATCCACTTAGTATTTGGTGAAGTTCCAAATGCAGAACAGGTTTGTAACCGGAACTGCAACTAAAATGATATCCAGACTCTCCAGCTGAGGGTGCTAGTGCTCCAAAGTGAGTTTGCTTTAGAAACAGGTGAGCCTTGCTAGAATAAAGATAATGTCTGTCCTCGGCATGGTGTGTATTTCATCGACCAGACGCATCGGACTACTACTGCCTTGAATTCTATCTTGCACCACATGTGTGAAAGCCTCATTCACGTGCATGGGTCCCTCAAATGACGCAAGTAAGGTACAAAACGTGTTATCGTATTTGGCAGCTGGTGAAGAAATGATCATAGACAAGTTATGAAAAACTTAAATCCAAAGCAAGTTCTTCCAAatgtgatgaaaaaaatgatttcctgTCCTGTGCCATCACCAACACCAACGTACATGCAA
Coding sequences:
- the rab3c gene encoding ras-related protein Rab-3C isoform X2, which codes for MDLYGKMAATQDAKGKGEGGDQNFDYMFKLLIIGNSSVGKTSFLFRYADDAFTSAFVSTVGIDFKVKTVYKNDKRIKLQIWDTAGQERYRTITTAYYRGAMGFILMYDITNEESFGAVQDWSTQIKTYSWDNAQVVLAGNKCDMEEERVVSVDSGRLLAEQLGFEFFETSAKDNVNVKQTFERLVDLICDKMSESLDSDPAVTTGAPTAKLTDSAPPLQQPGCNC
- the rab3c gene encoding ras-related protein Rab-3C isoform X1 encodes the protein MTRTFLSARAHLARASLVSSGRVPQYPRRRGQLPGAEREDEGRGKENRRLTHRKPCSATQGQIQIEPRPSEQMAATQDAKGKGEGGDQNFDYMFKLLIIGNSSVGKTSFLFRYADDAFTSAFVSTVGIDFKVKTVYKNDKRIKLQIWDTAGQERYRTITTAYYRGAMGFILMYDITNEESFGAVQDWSTQIKTYSWDNAQVVLAGNKCDMEEERVVSVDSGRLLAEQLGFEFFETSAKDNVNVKQTFERLVDLICDKMSESLDSDPAVTTGAPTAKLTDSAPPLQQPGCNC